A genomic window from Flavobacterium johnsoniae includes:
- a CDS encoding regulatory protein RecX, whose amino-acid sequence MKNPTKCTFTIKEALQKLEHFCAYQERCHEEVVSKLYSLKMTSDEIDTIIVKLIEDNFLNETRFACSFARGKHRIKHWGKIRITNELKARQISSANINLALKEISPEEYFETFENLSERCWNNLSETNALKKRKKFCDYMLRRGYESNLVYEKVKELELD is encoded by the coding sequence ATGAAAAACCCGACGAAATGCACTTTCACTATAAAAGAAGCTTTACAAAAATTAGAACACTTTTGTGCTTATCAGGAACGATGTCATGAAGAAGTTGTCTCTAAATTATACAGCTTAAAAATGACCTCAGATGAGATTGACACCATTATTGTAAAGCTTATTGAAGACAACTTTCTAAACGAAACTCGTTTTGCTTGCAGTTTTGCTCGAGGAAAACATCGCATTAAGCATTGGGGAAAAATTAGAATTACAAATGAACTTAAAGCAAGACAAATTTCTTCTGCTAATATCAATTTGGCTTTAAAAGAAATTTCTCCAGAAGAATATTTTGAAACTTTCGAAAATCTTTCAGAAAGATGTTGGAATAATTTGTCAGAAACCAATGCTTTGAAAAAACGCAAAAAATTTTGCGATTATATGCTTCGAAGAGGTTATGAAAGTAATTTAGTTTATGAAAAAGTAAAAGAATTAGAATTAGACTAA
- a CDS encoding T9SS sorting signal type C domain-containing protein translates to MKKTLLLFLLLPFLGFAQQLSGDIVISSANTDANFRTLALAIDQIYARGVSGPVRFLLDEDQNLTSLLTINVIPNTSATNTFTIKPNTGKNITITTTMASPSTGIPAVIRFNGANNVIIDGSNSTANTKNLTLINTDNLGYTARSVIWIASNGSTGSTNITVKNTNLRFANRNDGSTLLTGVYSGGNGLGTNNSLGGNANNGANSNISIINNETFNIKDGVNINGNASASPTGWKIQGNKIGTTTVAEKPIRAIYISNAANYEISGNTLSGIRNTVNDGNDCAAIVLLGNSTGSISGNYINDIVNTQHNNAKYSAGILVKTSGTTNINNNIISNVYNTTADSNNYNYYNRAHSIFIYSGSATNVYYNTLIASGAPTGTTSASCLYTEGGSGINIKNNIFVNLQSNEQYAIFLNGGTVSQISNNDYYVNSSTNKFLNRISGTLYAATTAGTVPANWNSAVGDSASQTFLPTFVTPGTDYHIQDVTVNNNLTGVAIAGITTDIDGDTRVKPYMGADEVVKCVPAGDQTSFGSESWIGYVYSFTGNTAPNPTYNTLPTGTTYLGTVTETTRNFDRNVADGAVNGATRNFCDTAPTDRFFVRYKMTANLTEAGQYNFMLGSDDGIRLYIDGIKVFERWNQHSYTVDAFLQTLSAGSHQFILEYFELDGSSRAAISFGAIKGDQALPYGINSWNVYGLTKNDLNLSNTVYAGYYVDSNVNVDSRNYWTTDKSPSSATNWQGAPLPNDNFTVSYRRQGFPCGTYRIELANSDDATQIYMNESATPLFTQNGYTNTAAYINGGATYVLNSTSKIEVRLREDGGNANVAVNFVRVLTPYTGSETVNSNTSIVISSPTVTLGSDIQVCSCTVNSGSTFNVPSDRTLTVDEDINVLGTGKLAILSGGSLLQTSTSKTMYTGNATTSFEVQRTTNVRRYDATYWSMPVTNPSFTMASLSPNTLLDKYYWYDPNSTWTVSLNGTMPMEVGKGYNIRAPQPFDANTATPFTGIFKGIPNNGNIAPVVVANKFNLVGNPYPSAISATALINANTNLGTLYFWTHNSSPVLNPADGKYYYNNADFAAFNLTGFTGTSSGATLNGQPFEGYIAAGQGFLAKPKTGTLTFNNTMRIGNKNKQFYKTTESGEIERNRLWLNLSNDLGAFKQILVGYIEGATNSFDINYDATTLGSNSSADFYSINESNNMTIQGRALPFDNQDIVPMGYKSATAGEYTIAIDHADGFFDTQEVYLEDLVTGKIVSLRSENYKFTTEVGTFTNRFNLRYTSKTLGTGDFENAENTVLVSVRSKIVKVTATKENIKDVQIYNIGGQLVYNNNKVDSNELQISNLPSGNQVLLVKVVLENGSEVSKKIIFN, encoded by the coding sequence ATGAAAAAAACTTTACTTTTATTTTTATTGTTACCTTTTTTAGGATTTGCTCAACAATTGAGTGGCGATATTGTCATTAGCTCTGCAAATACTGATGCGAATTTCAGGACTCTTGCACTTGCAATAGATCAAATATATGCACGTGGAGTTAGTGGCCCTGTAAGATTTTTGCTTGATGAAGATCAGAATTTAACTTCTTTACTTACAATCAATGTCATACCAAATACAAGTGCAACTAACACGTTTACAATTAAACCGAACACTGGTAAAAACATTACTATTACCACTACAATGGCTAGTCCATCAACTGGTATTCCAGCAGTTATTAGATTTAATGGCGCCAACAACGTAATTATAGACGGAAGTAATTCGACCGCAAACACAAAAAATTTAACTTTGATAAATACTGATAATTTAGGCTATACAGCAAGATCAGTCATTTGGATTGCGAGTAATGGCTCAACCGGTTCAACAAATATCACTGTTAAAAACACCAACCTAAGATTTGCAAATCGTAATGATGGCAGTACGCTTTTAACTGGAGTTTACTCTGGAGGCAATGGTCTTGGAACAAATAATAGCCTTGGCGGAAACGCTAATAATGGTGCCAATTCCAACATTTCAATTATTAATAATGAGACATTTAATATTAAAGACGGTGTTAACATTAACGGAAATGCTAGTGCTTCTCCAACAGGTTGGAAAATTCAAGGAAACAAAATTGGAACTACAACTGTAGCTGAAAAACCAATTAGAGCAATCTATATATCTAATGCTGCAAATTATGAAATTTCTGGAAACACACTTTCTGGAATTAGAAATACTGTTAATGATGGAAACGATTGTGCTGCTATTGTTTTGTTAGGAAATAGTACTGGAAGTATCTCAGGTAATTATATTAATGATATTGTTAATACACAACATAACAATGCTAAATATTCGGCAGGTATTCTTGTAAAAACCAGTGGAACTACAAACATTAATAATAATATTATTAGTAATGTTTATAATACTACTGCAGATTCAAATAATTATAACTATTATAATAGAGCACATAGCATTTTCATTTATTCAGGAAGTGCAACAAATGTATATTACAACACTCTTATTGCGAGCGGAGCACCAACAGGAACAACAAGTGCTTCTTGTTTATATACTGAAGGCGGTTCTGGAATTAATATAAAAAACAACATTTTTGTTAATTTACAATCTAATGAACAATATGCTATATTCTTAAACGGAGGAACAGTAAGTCAAATTAGCAATAATGATTATTACGTTAATAGCAGTACTAATAAATTCTTAAACAGAATATCAGGTACTCTATATGCGGCAACAACGGCAGGAACAGTTCCTGCTAATTGGAATTCAGCTGTAGGAGATTCAGCTTCTCAAACTTTTCTTCCTACATTTGTTACGCCAGGAACAGATTATCATATACAAGATGTCACAGTCAACAACAACTTAACTGGAGTAGCAATCGCAGGCATTACAACAGATATTGATGGAGACACAAGAGTAAAACCTTATATGGGAGCTGATGAAGTTGTAAAATGCGTACCAGCAGGAGATCAAACTTCTTTCGGTTCTGAATCTTGGATAGGTTATGTTTACAGTTTTACAGGAAACACTGCACCAAATCCAACATACAACACTTTACCAACTGGAACAACATATTTAGGAACTGTTACAGAAACTACTAGAAATTTTGATAGAAATGTTGCTGATGGTGCAGTAAATGGTGCTACAAGAAATTTTTGTGATACTGCACCTACAGACCGATTCTTCGTTCGTTATAAAATGACAGCTAATCTTACCGAAGCTGGACAATATAATTTTATGCTTGGAAGTGACGACGGAATTAGACTTTATATTGATGGCATTAAAGTTTTTGAGCGTTGGAATCAGCACAGCTACACAGTTGATGCTTTCCTACAAACGTTATCAGCTGGTTCACATCAATTTATTTTAGAATATTTTGAATTAGATGGTTCTTCTCGTGCGGCAATTTCATTTGGCGCAATAAAAGGAGATCAAGCGCTTCCTTACGGAATTAATTCTTGGAATGTTTATGGTTTAACCAAAAACGATTTAAATCTAAGCAATACAGTATATGCTGGATATTATGTAGATTCTAATGTTAATGTGGACTCAAGAAATTACTGGACAACGGACAAATCTCCTTCTTCTGCAACAAATTGGCAAGGAGCTCCGTTACCAAATGATAATTTTACGGTTTCTTACAGACGTCAAGGTTTTCCTTGCGGAACTTACAGAATTGAGCTTGCAAACTCAGATGATGCAACTCAAATTTACATGAATGAAAGCGCAACTCCATTATTCACTCAAAATGGATATACGAATACTGCTGCATACATTAACGGTGGAGCGACATATGTTTTAAACAGCACTTCTAAAATTGAAGTTCGTTTAAGAGAAGACGGAGGAAATGCCAACGTGGCCGTTAACTTTGTAAGAGTGCTAACTCCTTATACAGGATCTGAAACAGTTAATTCAAATACTTCAATAGTAATTAGTTCACCAACTGTAACGTTAGGTTCAGATATTCAGGTTTGTTCATGTACAGTAAATTCAGGATCTACTTTTAATGTTCCGAGCGATAGAACTTTAACTGTTGATGAAGATATAAACGTACTTGGAACAGGAAAATTAGCGATTCTAAGCGGAGGATCTCTTCTTCAAACTTCTACGAGCAAAACGATGTATACTGGAAATGCAACGACTTCATTTGAAGTTCAAAGAACAACGAACGTAAGACGTTATGATGCTACATATTGGTCAATGCCTGTTACAAATCCAAGTTTTACAATGGCTAGTTTGTCTCCGAATACCCTACTTGATAAATATTATTGGTATGATCCTAATTCGACTTGGACTGTGAGCCTGAATGGAACAATGCCGATGGAAGTTGGAAAAGGATACAACATAAGAGCTCCACAGCCTTTTGATGCGAACACAGCAACTCCATTTACTGGAATATTTAAAGGAATTCCGAATAACGGTAACATTGCTCCTGTTGTTGTAGCAAATAAATTTAACTTAGTAGGTAATCCTTATCCTTCTGCTATAAGTGCAACGGCATTGATAAATGCTAATACCAATTTAGGTACGCTTTATTTTTGGACGCATAACTCATCTCCTGTATTAAACCCAGCTGATGGAAAATATTATTATAACAATGCAGACTTTGCTGCATTTAACCTGACTGGATTTACAGGAACAAGTTCTGGAGCAACACTTAACGGACAGCCTTTTGAAGGATACATCGCAGCTGGACAAGGATTCTTGGCTAAACCAAAAACAGGAACATTAACCTTCAACAATACAATGCGTATTGGTAATAAAAACAAGCAATTCTATAAAACTACCGAATCAGGTGAAATAGAAAGAAATCGTTTATGGCTTAATTTATCTAATGATTTGGGAGCTTTCAAACAGATTTTAGTTGGATATATAGAAGGAGCTACAAATAGTTTTGACATTAATTATGATGCCACTACTTTAGGTTCTAACAGCAGCGCTGATTTTTACAGTATCAATGAATCTAACAATATGACTATTCAAGGACGCGCGCTTCCTTTTGACAATCAAGATATTGTTCCAATGGGTTACAAATCGGCAACAGCTGGAGAATACACTATTGCAATCGATCACGCAGACGGTTTTTTTGATACTCAAGAAGTTTACCTAGAAGATTTAGTAACTGGCAAAATAGTAAGCTTACGTTCTGAAAATTATAAATTTACAACAGAAGTTGGAACATTCACAAATCGTTTCAATCTTCGTTACACTTCTAAAACTTTAGGAACAGGAGATTTTGAAAATGCAGAAAATACCGTTTTAGTTTCTGTAAGATCAAAAATCGTAAAAGTTACTGCGACTAAAGAAAACATCAAAGATGTACAGATTTACAATATTGGTGGTCAGTTAGTTTACAACAATAACAAAGTTGATTCTAACGAACTACAGATTTCAAATTTACCTTCTGGTAATCAAGTTTTATTAGTTAAAGTTGTTTTGGAAAACGGCTCAGAAGTTTCTAAAAAAATTATCTTTAATTAA
- a CDS encoding RNA polymerase sigma factor: MKEKEKEFLNRIESHKGILYKVSKMYMDNYDDQQDLFQEIVCQLWKSYETFRNESQFSTWMYRVAVNTAIVFLRKEKRKVDKYEIASENIKEEEGDSHIKESQLDHFYKAVQKLEKIDKAIIFYQLEGFSHKEIGENLGISEGNARVKLNRAKEKLKEIIKNQGYGF, translated from the coding sequence TTGAAAGAAAAAGAAAAAGAGTTTTTAAATCGGATAGAAAGTCATAAAGGAATTCTGTACAAGGTCTCAAAGATGTACATGGATAATTATGACGATCAGCAAGATTTGTTTCAGGAAATTGTTTGTCAGCTTTGGAAATCGTATGAAACATTTCGAAACGAAAGTCAGTTTTCGACCTGGATGTATCGGGTAGCGGTAAATACGGCAATTGTTTTTCTTAGAAAAGAAAAACGCAAGGTTGACAAATATGAAATTGCTTCGGAAAATATTAAAGAGGAAGAAGGAGATTCGCACATCAAGGAAAGCCAGCTAGACCATTTTTACAAAGCAGTGCAAAAACTTGAAAAAATTGATAAAGCGATTATTTTTTATCAGTTAGAGGGCTTTTCTCATAAAGAAATTGGAGAGAATCTCGGAATCTCAGAAGGAAATGCTAGAGTGAAATTAAACCGAGCAAAAGAAAAATTAAAAGAAATTATTAAAAATCAGGGATATGGATTTTAA
- a CDS encoding TraB/GumN family protein, with protein sequence MKNLIKSVIAVIAIIFSSSVQAQTKSSKLENTLLWEVSGNGLTKPSYLYGTVHMICSPDYFLSEKTKKAFDASNKLVLEINFADPAEMADMQKMAMGKEPLSKLLSPEHLSKLDEILKTTTGMTVQQVDSFSLMTVMSLISMKTFGCTDMKLYEMEFIEMAKKRNIQIGGLETVKSQLDILGNAYTNDEMIKMLSESNQNETSKLVTAYKSENIDDLYNNVTDKKFTSEKTKKMILDQRNLNWVKDMPQMMKTESVFFAVGAGHLGGEFGVINLLRKAGYIVKPVMN encoded by the coding sequence ATGAAAAATTTAATCAAATCAGTTATCGCAGTAATCGCAATTATATTTAGTTCTTCTGTTCAAGCGCAGACAAAATCTTCAAAACTTGAAAACACGCTTTTGTGGGAAGTTTCAGGAAACGGATTAACAAAACCTTCTTATCTATACGGAACAGTTCATATGATTTGTTCACCAGATTATTTTCTTTCAGAAAAAACAAAAAAAGCATTTGATGCTTCTAACAAACTAGTTTTAGAAATCAATTTTGCCGATCCGGCTGAAATGGCAGACATGCAAAAAATGGCAATGGGAAAAGAACCTTTGAGTAAATTATTGAGTCCCGAACATTTGTCAAAATTAGATGAAATCTTAAAAACGACAACAGGAATGACTGTTCAGCAAGTAGACAGTTTTAGTTTAATGACCGTAATGAGTTTAATTTCTATGAAAACTTTTGGATGCACAGATATGAAACTTTATGAAATGGAATTTATAGAAATGGCTAAAAAGAGAAATATTCAGATTGGCGGTTTAGAAACTGTGAAATCGCAGCTTGATATTCTTGGAAATGCTTATACTAATGATGAAATGATTAAAATGTTAAGCGAATCAAATCAAAATGAAACGTCTAAATTAGTAACGGCGTATAAAAGTGAAAATATTGATGATCTGTATAATAACGTAACCGATAAAAAGTTTACAAGCGAAAAAACAAAAAAGATGATTCTGGATCAAAGAAATTTGAATTGGGTAAAAGATATGCCACAAATGATGAAAACAGAAAGTGTGTTTTTTGCAGTAGGCGCAGGACATTTAGGTGGTGAGTTTGGAGTGATTAATTTATTAAGAAAGGCAGGATATATTGTAAAACCAGTAATGAACTAA
- a CDS encoding DUF2975 domain-containing protein, with protein sequence MKTNNRLITVLYVISRLSFRFSQLILLFAIIFECIPNGTLGSWNSTMHHSKGYSITTQLQLDIPDTLITYKNEQLKINGSVSNFYSKEHNNYFNKIKNDSTLKKKYQINTFEVRDQKYIDVKKEFKNIKIQNTNSTADVIINPKDYFLKAVLIIKSYLTLILVLFVSYQCMRLFEQLRTNFAFDILLNERIKKIGYSFIMFQVANLIISYIITQYFSNIDYFHYTDLISNGKFHFMNLKPVLEYNLQIIFLGLCLVVLSKLLNHGYNLQNENDLTI encoded by the coding sequence ATGAAAACCAACAATAGATTGATTACTGTACTTTATGTTATTTCTCGACTTAGTTTTAGATTTTCGCAACTTATATTATTGTTTGCTATTATCTTCGAATGTATTCCAAACGGTACTTTGGGCTCTTGGAATTCCACTATGCATCATTCAAAAGGATATAGCATAACTACTCAACTTCAGCTCGATATCCCAGATACTTTAATTACATACAAAAATGAACAATTGAAAATCAATGGCTCCGTTTCTAACTTCTACAGTAAAGAACATAATAATTATTTCAATAAAATAAAAAATGACTCAACACTTAAAAAGAAGTATCAGATAAATACTTTTGAAGTGCGAGATCAAAAATACATTGATGTTAAAAAAGAATTTAAAAACATTAAAATTCAGAACACAAACTCGACTGCAGATGTAATAATCAACCCTAAAGATTATTTTCTAAAAGCAGTTTTAATAATAAAAAGCTATTTAACTTTAATTCTGGTACTATTTGTAAGCTATCAATGCATGAGATTATTTGAACAATTAAGAACTAATTTTGCATTTGACATTTTGCTAAATGAAAGAATCAAAAAAATTGGATATTCCTTTATTATGTTTCAAGTTGCAAATCTGATTATAAGCTATATTATAACGCAATATTTTTCCAACATTGATTATTTTCATTATACAGATTTAATAAGCAACGGAAAATTTCATTTTATGAATTTAAAACCTGTTCTTGAATACAATTTGCAGATTATTTTTCTTGGATTATGTCTAGTAGTTTTAAGCAAACTACTAAATCACGGATACAATCTTCAGAACGAAAACGACTTAACAATATAA
- a CDS encoding helix-turn-helix domain-containing protein, with protein sequence MPIIVNLDVMLAKRKMRSNELAERIGITTANLSILKTGKAKAIRFSTLELICEILECQPGDIMEFVKEEE encoded by the coding sequence ATGCCAATCATTGTAAATCTAGATGTAATGCTCGCCAAAAGAAAGATGCGTTCAAATGAATTAGCAGAACGAATTGGCATTACAACCGCAAATCTTTCGATACTGAAAACTGGAAAGGCAAAAGCTATTCGGTTTTCGACTTTAGAACTCATTTGCGAAATACTCGAATGCCAGCCGGGTGATATAATGGAGTTTGTAAAGGAAGAAGAATAA
- a CDS encoding NAD(P)-dependent oxidoreductase: MKNISKIAVLGGGGKTGNYLVKHLLKEGFHLKLLLRNPETFNIQSDNIEIVEGDALNFQSIKTLLKDCQAVLSTIGQRKEEPLVASQVTSHVLKAMNEYGIDCYVLLAGLNIDTPFDKKSPKTIMATDWMKNNFPLIQEDRQKAYKLLENSDVNWTQVRVPLIDFTDKSSEIIVNIEDCLGDKITALDISKFMAREMMESKFSRKSPFISNL, translated from the coding sequence ATGAAAAATATATCAAAAATTGCCGTACTTGGAGGAGGCGGTAAAACAGGAAATTATCTTGTAAAGCACTTATTAAAAGAAGGATTTCATTTAAAACTACTGCTTCGAAATCCTGAAACATTCAATATTCAAAGTGATAATATTGAGATTGTCGAAGGTGACGCACTTAATTTTCAATCTATAAAAACATTACTAAAAGATTGTCAGGCTGTTTTAAGTACAATTGGCCAAAGAAAAGAGGAGCCTTTAGTTGCAAGTCAGGTGACGAGTCATGTTTTGAAGGCAATGAATGAATATGGAATTGACTGCTATGTTTTATTGGCTGGACTTAATATTGATACGCCATTCGATAAGAAAAGCCCAAAAACAATTATGGCTACAGATTGGATGAAAAATAATTTTCCGTTAATTCAGGAAGATCGCCAAAAGGCATATAAACTTTTGGAAAATAGCGATGTAAATTGGACACAGGTTCGTGTTCCTTTGATTGATTTTACAGACAAGAGTTCTGAAATAATAGTAAATATAGAAGATTGTTTAGGTGATAAAATTACGGCTCTTGATATTTCAAAGTTTATGGCTAGAGAAATGATGGAATCTAAATTCAGCAGGAAATCGCCTTTTATTAGTAATCTATAA
- a CDS encoding FoF1 ATP synthase subunit delta/epsilon, with protein MILEIVSPEAKLFSGEVTSVTLPGVDGSFQILNHHAPIVSILEKGTIKIAASSFNFSKEAADKFTKVNDQTYTLEIKSGTIEMKDNKIIVLVD; from the coding sequence ATGATTTTAGAAATAGTATCACCAGAAGCTAAATTATTTTCAGGAGAAGTAACTTCAGTTACTTTGCCAGGAGTTGATGGAAGCTTTCAGATTTTAAATCATCACGCGCCGATTGTTTCTATTTTAGAAAAAGGAACAATCAAAATTGCAGCTTCTAGCTTCAATTTTTCTAAAGAGGCAGCAGATAAATTCACGAAAGTAAATGACCAAACTTATACTTTAGAGATTAAGTCAGGAACAATCGAGATGAAAGACAATAAGATAATTGTATTAGTTGACTAA
- the atpD gene encoding F0F1 ATP synthase subunit beta, whose translation MSKVIGKVAQIIGPVVDVVFNGKDVELPKIYDSLEITKKDGTILVLEVQSHIGENTVRTISMDSTDGLSRGYEVVGTGNPIQMPIGPDVYGRLFNVVGDAIDGLGDLPKTGENGLPIHRQAPKFEDLSTSSEVLFTGIKVIDLIEPYAKGGKIGLFGGAGVGKTVLIQELINNIAKGHGGLSVFAGVGERTREGNDLLREMLESGIIKYGDDFMHSMENGGWDLSKVDMPGMRESKATFVFGQMNEPPGARARVALSGLSIAEYFRDGAGSDQGKDVLFFVDNIFRFTQAGSEVSALLGRMPSAVGYQPTLATEMGAMQERITSTNKGSITSVQAVYVPADDLTDPAPATTFAHLDATTVLSRKIAELGIYPAVDPLDSTSRILTPHILGDEHYNCAQRVKEILQKYKQLQDIIAILGMEELSEEDKLSVSRARRVQRFLSQPFHVAEQFTGIPGVLVDIKDTIKGFNMIIDGELDHLPEAAFNLKGSIQDAIEAGEKMLAEA comes from the coding sequence ATGTCAAAAGTAATAGGAAAAGTTGCTCAAATCATTGGACCAGTAGTAGACGTAGTTTTCAACGGTAAAGATGTTGAACTTCCAAAAATTTATGATTCACTAGAAATCACTAAAAAAGACGGAACTATTTTAGTTCTAGAAGTACAATCTCACATTGGAGAAAACACTGTTCGTACAATCTCTATGGACTCTACAGACGGTTTGTCAAGAGGATATGAAGTAGTTGGAACAGGAAATCCAATCCAAATGCCAATCGGTCCAGATGTATATGGACGTTTATTTAATGTTGTTGGAGATGCCATTGATGGTTTAGGTGATTTGCCAAAAACTGGAGAAAACGGTTTGCCAATTCACAGACAAGCTCCAAAATTCGAAGATTTATCAACTTCATCTGAAGTTTTATTTACAGGTATTAAAGTAATCGATTTGATTGAGCCTTACGCAAAAGGAGGTAAAATTGGATTGTTTGGTGGTGCTGGTGTTGGTAAAACAGTATTAATTCAGGAGTTGATCAACAATATCGCAAAAGGTCACGGTGGACTTTCAGTATTCGCTGGAGTAGGTGAAAGAACACGTGAAGGAAATGACTTGCTTCGTGAGATGTTAGAGTCAGGAATTATTAAATACGGTGATGATTTCATGCACTCTATGGAAAATGGAGGGTGGGATTTATCTAAAGTAGATATGCCAGGAATGAGAGAGTCTAAAGCTACTTTCGTTTTCGGACAAATGAATGAGCCACCTGGAGCTCGTGCTCGTGTAGCGCTTTCAGGATTATCTATCGCTGAGTATTTCCGTGATGGAGCTGGATCAGACCAAGGAAAAGACGTATTATTCTTCGTTGATAATATCTTCCGTTTTACACAAGCAGGTTCTGAGGTATCAGCACTTTTAGGACGTATGCCATCTGCGGTAGGTTACCAACCAACATTAGCAACTGAGATGGGTGCAATGCAAGAGCGTATTACATCTACAAACAAAGGATCTATTACATCTGTACAAGCGGTTTATGTTCCTGCGGATGACTTAACTGACCCGGCGCCGGCTACAACTTTCGCGCACTTAGATGCAACAACTGTATTGTCTCGTAAAATTGCTGAGTTAGGTATCTATCCTGCGGTTGACCCGTTAGATTCTACTTCAAGAATTTTAACTCCACATATCTTAGGAGATGAGCACTATAACTGTGCACAAAGAGTAAAAGAAATTCTTCAAAAATACAAACAACTTCAAGATATCATCGCGATTCTTGGTATGGAAGAGTTATCTGAAGAAGATAAACTTTCTGTATCTAGAGCACGTCGTGTACAACGTTTCTTGTCTCAGCCATTCCACGTAGCGGAGCAATTTACAGGTATCCCAGGAGTATTGGTTGATATTAAAGATACTATCAAAGGATTTAACATGATTATCGATGGTGAGTTAGATCACCTTCCAGAAGCAGCTTTCAACTTGAAAGGTTCTATTCAAGATGCAATCGAAGCTGGAGAAAAAATGTTAGCTGAAGCATAA